CTTCGACGCAGGAGCCGACGCGGTATCAGGTGGATGCAGCACGCGCGAGAGATTCGTGATCCCGTCTTTGCCGGTCACCAGATGCACCGCCGGATCTCGCAATGCGATTTCGCCAATCTTCACTGTCGTGGGGGTCACATCCAGCGCCATCTTGTTCAGGCTTAGGGCTGTCCAGCCAAGAAACTCCTTGTTCGAACCTCGCTCGGCCAAGTGAAGATTATTGAGCCCTGCCTGGCCCCGATACTGCAACATCGGCTCCGATTCTGTGCGGCTTCGATAGGTGACCTCTCCATCCAGCGCCAGTTCGCCGTCCTTGATCGTGAGCTGAACCATGTGGTCGAGATAGGGCTGGAAGGGTCGGAGCCCGATATGATTCAGCTTGAGCGCGAGCTCAGTTTGGAGCGGATCGAGACGCAGCGTTCCCTTGGTCTCCAATGTGCCCTGCTGATTTAGATGGAACCTGGCCGTCACTGGGACGGGCCCCTTGAACGGCACGTTCACGTCGTTCAATGTCATATGCAGATCATCGAACGCCAGTTCGACCGGCGACCCGAGACGTCGGTCCTCAAATTCCACCTGAGTTTTGGCCACCTCAATCGCCTGGACGTCCACCTTCCAGGGCTCCTCCGGTTCTGAATCGGAAGGCTTCGGCCGTGTCGCGGTTTCCGGCGTTGCAGCAACCGGGGCAAAGAGCGGTGTAAAGTTGAGCACCCCGTCCTGCCCCAGCCAGGCGCGAATCTTTGCATCGGTTAAAGACACAGTGCCGATTCCAAGCTCACGCTTCGACAGGTGCATGCTGATTCCATCCATCCCGAAAGATGGCACCGTCAGCACCGGATCACGACTTCCCGCTTCCGACAGTCGGAAATCCGCCAACTGAACCTTCCCCTCTGTCACCCGCAGATTGAGCGGAGCACGATGCGTGTCGAAGTGATAGTGGGCCTCGGCCGACACCCTCCCGCTCAGGATGTCGAATCGGAACTGATCGCGGACGCTGGGCCAGAAGGTATTCAAACCGACATGCGACAATGACACATGGCCGTCGGATTCCAGGGGATCGAGGTCAAATGTGCCTTTCCATGACAAGACTTCTTTCTCCCCGAACTCCGCCGTGAACGCATAGGCGCTTTCGCCCCCTCCCCGGCTGCTGAAGTTGCGGACCGAAATTTCAATGGGGACCACATCGATCGTTACCGGTTTGTGCTTGGTATCGTCCCGATATTCGAGTACGCCGCGTTGGATGCTCAGAAGACGAATGTCCACAGCAGGCATCGATCTCTTGTCCGTTTTTTCTTCTGGCGGCGGCGCAGGCCGGTCCGCCTCGTCGGGAGCCCGAGGCATCAGGCCGAGTAGATTCAGCGTCCCGTCCGCCTGCAGATGCACGACTCCAAAGGGGAGAGTCAGACGGATCTCCTCGAAGAGGTATGCGGACCGCACCAGCGAGGTTGCGTCAAAATCTAGAAACAGCTCCTGGAACCCCAGCATAGGCGTGTGGTCAAGCTCTTGAATCTCAAACCGGGTGAGCTCCACGGAAAAGGTAAACGGATTCACCCGGATCTCTTCAAGCAGGACCGGATGCCCCAACCGGTCGGACAAGGCAGGAATGCCATAAGTCTTCACTGCGTAGGGAACGCCGACAAAACCTGAGAGCGCATACAACGCCACCAGGCCACCGAGCACTAAGAGGAGAATTCGATACCGGGAAAGAAACGTCATGTCAGGAACACATTGGGGAGGTGGTGCGCCAGGCTGGCATCGAACCAGCGACCTCAGCTTAGAAGACCCATCGGACAGCCTCGTGATGAAGAACCATCGAGTGCGAAGAATAGCTACTACCATCACCTAGAACAAGGAGAAAATGTCTCGCGGGTTACATCTCCCGGTGGATGACGTTCACTGGCCATCGATATCAGAAGTGGAAGTCAACCCGGAGTGAAATCGGGAGTTAAATAGGATTGCTTCATGGGAATGACCAGCTATGAGTGGAGCACCTGGTGCGGCTTGGAGCAGACGGCTTTAATGCGAGAAGGCTACTGTTCGGGAGAAGCACACTCATTGTTCCGCATGGCGTGCACCCTACCGATTTCAGGGCGGGGCAACGACTGATCGGTGATGGTTGGAGAGTAGAATAAATGAGAACTCGTAGGCGATTCTAGGTTTTTGTGTTCCCGGAGCCCATCAGTTGATACGAAGCCGACGCCACGGAGGCGGCGCGGGTTCCGCAAAGACGGTTCCCGATTCATCCGTTGTCGCGGCACAGACGGCATCGCGGGAATATCGCTCCGGCAAGAAAGGAGATGTGCTGCCGGCCGAGTTTCATGTGATGGGAATTCCCTGCCTCGAACTCAATGGTTGACAAGCCTTCCGAGCATAACCAGGCATTCTCATTACACTCGAGCGATTCCGCACAAGATGAACGTGCGAAATCGCTCTCTAACTTCCTGCCCACCAATTCGCTCCTAATAATTCCGGTCTTTTCTTCTCTGTCGCCTGGCAATTAATTTGCAGTCCTTTTTCGTCTCGTCAGAACAGTATTTGCCTGCATCAACTGGTGTCCCGATTCAATACAGGTGGGGTGTCTCGAGAGAACCCACTGGTTCACAGAACCGAATGGGCAAACTATGCGGACCTATTCGTTAGGTTGCCAACAGCGCACCCCCTCTGAATACCCGCTCGCACAACTGAGAAATAGATAGTTATCCGGCACAACCTCGTATTGTGCATTCGGGAACCTTGGGGAAGGATAGGCATGGAACGAACGATGACCTCGCTGAGCTATTGCCGGTCTTGCTTTGAACGTCTACTGGTCGCCGGATCATCATCGGATACGTTGCGCTTAAAGGAGCTGATAGGTTTGTGGAGCCCCGCGGGACCTGTCGGCTTTAAAAATGGCTTGTGCGCACGCTGTGGGCGCGAGGGCGAAGTCCTGCAATATGAAATCATCCCCTGACGGTCCGGTGCGCCAGGATAGTCATAGCCACGTAGTCTCCACACACGGAAGAGTTGAGTTATCGGCGGGCTCGTTGTGAACGGAGCGATCAGAGACTTCCGCGGCGGGAGTTGTTGCTGCTACCTTTACTTAGGCACAAAGCCTTCGTGCCGGCTGAGATCACCTGCGCGATGGCCGGCAAAGGTTGGCGAGTGTGCGAAATAGTCGCGGTACCATCGAACCGTCCGTTCGAGTCCCTGACTGAACCCCCGCGCAGGTTTCCAATCCAACCGCATACGTGCCTTCTCGGAACAGAGCTGCATATGGGGAATTTCAGGAGTGGAATTCTCATTCACGAGCGGGGAAAACGGCGAGTCCAACAGTCGAGAAATCCGATGCACAATATCCAAGACCTCTATCCGTTCACCATAGGAAAAGTTGAACGCTTCGCCATACAGTGTCGGATCCTCCGAGAGCCGCTGTGCCAAGAGGAGTTGTACGTCGACGGCGTCGTCAATATGTAGAAAGTCGCGGCTGAATCGTCCGTTGGAACGAAGAGTGGGCGCCTTACCCTGCATAATGCTGCGAACCACACCGGGTATGAGGCGCGTAAAATTAAAGTCGTAGCCGCCAAAATAATTCCCGCAACGTGTGACCGCGACAGGACACTTAAAAACTTTGCCATAGGTCTGTGCGGCAAAGTCCTGCGAGGCCTTCGCGGTTTCATACGGGTGCAATGGCTGGAGAGGCTTGTCTTCCCGATACGGGATCGGCTGTCGGCCATACACTTTATCGGTCGAACTAATGACCGAAATGCACTGTGGCCATGTTTTTCTGAGGTATTCAAGAATCTGCCAGGTGCTGAGG
The DNA window shown above is from Nitrospira sp. CR1.1 and carries:
- a CDS encoding DUF748 domain-containing protein is translated as MVVAILRTRWFFITRLSDGSSKLRSLVRCQPGAPPPQCVPDMTFLSRYRILLLVLGGLVALYALSGFVGVPYAVKTYGIPALSDRLGHPVLLEEIRVNPFTFSVELTRFEIQELDHTPMLGFQELFLDFDATSLVRSAYLFEEIRLTLPFGVVHLQADGTLNLLGLMPRAPDEADRPAPPPEEKTDKRSMPAVDIRLLSIQRGVLEYRDDTKHKPVTIDVVPIEISVRNFSSRGGGESAYAFTAEFGEKEVLSWKGTFDLDPLESDGHVSLSHVGLNTFWPSVRDQFRFDILSGRVSAEAHYHFDTHRAPLNLRVTEGKVQLADFRLSEAGSRDPVLTVPSFGMDGISMHLSKRELGIGTVSLTDAKIRAWLGQDGVLNFTPLFAPVAATPETATRPKPSDSEPEEPWKVDVQAIEVAKTQVEFEDRRLGSPVELAFDDLHMTLNDVNVPFKGPVPVTARFHLNQQGTLETKGTLRLDPLQTELALKLNHIGLRPFQPYLDHMVQLTIKDGELALDGEVTYRSRTESEPMLQYRGQAGLNNLHLAERGSNKEFLGWTALSLNKMALDVTPTTVKIGEIALRDPAVHLVTGKDGITNLSRVLHPPDTASAPASKRVEQDASRKATTPTPVEVAVVQLTNLSATFVDESIVPSVSTGITNLTGTIKGLSSRQVAKADVALTGKVDEVAPLKIQGQINPLSEEAFTHLTFLFQGVDLTSVSPYAGKFVGYPITKGKLSLDLTYQLSKNRLVGENKVLVDQLMFGEKTDSPDATTLPVRLAVGLLKDRRGRIDIDMPVRGDLADPDFRYGRVVLNALVNLLTKVATSPFSALGGLVGGGGEELQFVEFQAGSEGLEPAEQHKLESIAKALQERPALRVEVAGIADPARDRQALALRKIAAEVQRRFTQGGTKNLEAAPSPSREFELLSDLYAEKLGKQPMKREDLPGGKSVERVLTAEELRQQLFPAMTVEDSELRSLAQERAKTIREHLIEQGHLSDERVFLVEAELAASDKPQIRVRLNLTGS
- a CDS encoding NAD-dependent epimerase/dehydratase family protein, whose translation is MATTFWFQKTVFVAGATGFLGGWLVRRLVEYGAHVVTLVRSPRPESQYFLTSLDKRTTVEWGDIADQGAIERIFQRHPIEVFFHVAYGADVNRVLEEPLDCFRSSALSTWQILEYLRKTWPQCISVISSTDKVYGRQPIPYREDKPLQPLHPYETAKASQDFAAQTYGKVFKCPVAVTRCGNYFGGYDFNFTRLIPGVVRSIMQGKAPTLRSNGRFSRDFLHIDDAVDVQLLLAQRLSEDPTLYGEAFNFSYGERIEVLDIVHRISRLLDSPFSPLVNENSTPEIPHMQLCSEKARMRLDWKPARGFSQGLERTVRWYRDYFAHSPTFAGHRAGDLSRHEGFVPK